GTGCAGATCGAGGGGGTGACCCAGCCGAGGGTGTTCTTCGCGAACCGGAAGGAGTGTTCGATGTCGAAGCGGTGCAGGTAGGCGCGGGCACAGAGGTCGAGGTCGGGTTGTCCGGGGCCGGTCCACCAGAGCCACAGCGTCTTTTTGGTTCGGCTGGTGGGTTTGGGGAGGAGTTCGACGTCGACGCGGATGATGGTGCCCTCGACGATGGGGAGCGTTTGATGGTTGGTCCAGTGGCCGCGGCTGTTGAGGCGGGGGTGGAGTTGCGAGCGGCACAGGGAAGTGCGACACCAAAAAGAGTTGCAGTGTTACACTGACCTCGTGCCGACGACCAAGCAGCGCATCACGATTACGGCTACTGGTGAACTCGAACGGATCCTCGATGCCCAGGCCCGGCTTCATCCCGATCTGAGCCCCTCGGCGTTGGTAGCGATGCTGATCGAGCGGGGCCACGCTGCCAGTAGCGAAGCGCTCGGGCGAGAAGCGCTCGTGCGAGGGCTTGCCGGATCGCAGACCTACCCCGCCGGCTATCTACTTGCCCCTGAAATAGTGGTTGGGTTGGCCGGTTTGAGCGGTGAACTGCCCTCGTGGTGAGGGGTGTTCGGGTTGGTAGGCGCGGCCGGTCAGAGCGGCGTGGATGATGTTCGGGGTCGTGACCTTGGGGTGGGTCAGTGGGTGAGGCCGGCGATCTTGACCAGGTTGTGGGACAGGACGCCCCATCCGCNTGGATGGCAGAACGCGGCGGCCAACCCGGTGAACCGCTCTTCCCGACCCGCACAGGTCGACCGTTGAGCTCAGACGCTGTCCAGCGATTGGTCCGCAAACACGCCGATGTGGCCGCCGACCGGTGCCCGTCGCTGCGCAACAAACGGCTCCACCCCCACGCCCTGCGCCACAGCTGCGCCATGGCACTCCTCCAAGCCGGA
The window above is part of the Candidatus Microthrix parvicella Bio17-1 genome. Proteins encoded here:
- a CDS encoding tyrosine-type recombinase/integrase; this translates as MAERGGQPGEPLFPTRTGRPLSSDAVQRLVRKHADVAADRCPSLRNKRLHPHALRHSCAMALLQAGVDTAVIALWLGHADLRSTNVYLQADMTTKQRALELTKPDSTPPGRYQPPDAVLAFLESL